From the genome of Paraburkholderia sp. ZP32-5:
GAATGAACGGTGACGCCCCAACGCTCCAGCACCTCTGCCGTTGGAAACACGCTGTAGTCGAAAATCACGAAGATGTCTTTCATCGTCACGCCGACTTCGTTGAGCGCGCGGCAGAACTCGCGCTTCGACTCGCCGGCGGCCATCAGGTCATCGACCAGCAACACGCGATCGCCGGCTTCGACCACGCCTTCGATCTGTGTCGACGGGCCAAGACCTTTCGCTTTCTTTCGTACGTATTGAAGCGGCAATTGCAGTGCTTGCGCTACCCATGCAGCCAGTGCTATTCCGCTGGACTCCGCGCCGACGATCGCATCGACGCCTTCAAGGCAATTGCGCTCGCTCAGCAATTGCAGCGCTTTATTCACGAGATCGTGCCGAAGCTTTGGAAACGAAACCAGCCGGCGGCAATCCATATAGACCGGACTGGTCCACCCTGAGGGCAGGCGAAACGGCTCGTCAACGCGAAACTGAACACACCCAGCTTCAATGAGTGCCTTTGCGACTGTAGTGGTGAGCGCGAGCTCCGTGCGTGACGTCGACATACAAACTCCGATACTCGTTATGGCGAATGCAATGATTTACTGTGCAACGACATTCTGTTCGTGACCGGCTCCCGAAACAGCAACGACGTTCGCCAGGTTTTCGTAAATACGCGGTTCGATAAGCGCTTCCGGCCGTAGCGCCTCGTCGAGTTGCGTTTCGGTCATCAACTGGCGCCGCAGCACCACCTCTCTGATCGTCGTGCCTTGCATATGCGCTTCCGCGGCAACCGCCGTCGCGTTCTTGTAGCCGATATAGGGGTTCAACGCCGTGGCCAGTGCGAGCGAGCGGTCCATCGTTTCACGCAAGTGCTCCGCGTTCGCGGTGATGCCCTTCACGCATTTCTCCGCAAGCGTGATGCAAGCCGCGCTCAGGTGCCTGAAACTGCGGAACAGCGCACTTGCAATGATCGGCTCGAATGCATTGAGCTGGAGCTGACCGCCCTCGGCGGCAAAGGTCACGGTGATGTCGTTGCCGAATACCTCGAACGCCACCTGATTGACGACCTCCGGGATCACCGGATTGACCTTGCCGGGCATGATGGAAGAGCCGGCCTGCATCGGCGGCAGATTGATTTCTCCGAAGCCCGCGCGCGGTCCGCTCGACAGCAGGCGCAAGTCGTTGCAGGTTTTCGAGAGCTTCACGGCAATGCGCTTCAATACGCCGGAAATCTGCACGAACGCGCCGCAGTCCTGAGTCGCTTCAATCAGATTGGGTGCGGTGCTCAGCTCGATGCCGGTGATTTGCTTCAGCGCTTCGAGCGCCTTGCGCGCGTATTCCGGATGAGCGGTAATACCCGTACCGATGGCGGTGGCGCCAAGGTTGATTTCGCGAATCAGCGTCGACGCTTCACGCAGGCGCGCCATATCCTCGTCGATCATGACCGCATAGGTCGAGAACTCCTGACCCAACGTCATTGGAACCGCGTCCTGTAGTTGAGTGCGGCCGAGCTTCAACAGGCCGG
Proteins encoded in this window:
- a CDS encoding orotate phosphoribosyltransferase, producing the protein MNKALQLLSERNCLEGVDAIVGAESSGIALAAWVAQALQLPLQYVRKKAKGLGPSTQIEGVVEAGDRVLLVDDLMAAGESKREFCRALNEVGVTMKDIFVIFDYSVFPTAEVLERWGVTVHSLAAWQDVLVAARTDGLADNRSLNELEAFLNDPVGWSHAHGGVVWTRR
- the aspA gene encoding aspartate ammonia-lyase, coding for MSNQKFRVEYDLLGERQVPQEAYYGVHTLRAKENFEISGTAISAYPNLVIALAAVKQAAAMANAELGLLRPDLRDAIVAACIELREGRLQDQFVVDIIQGGAGTSTNMNANEVICNRALELMGHERGEYMYLHPNEHVNLAQSTNDVYPTALRIATFFAIEHLLEAMARLHAAFDEKAVEFAGLLKLGRTQLQDAVPMTLGQEFSTYAVMIDEDMARLREASTLIREINLGATAIGTGITAHPEYARKALEALKQITGIELSTAPNLIEATQDCGAFVQISGVLKRIAVKLSKTCNDLRLLSSGPRAGFGEINLPPMQAGSSIMPGKVNPVIPEVVNQVAFEVFGNDITVTFAAEGGQLQLNAFEPIIASALFRSFRHLSAACITLAEKCVKGITANAEHLRETMDRSLALATALNPYIGYKNATAVAAEAHMQGTTIREVVLRRQLMTETQLDEALRPEALIEPRIYENLANVVAVSGAGHEQNVVAQ